From Rubrivirga sp. SAORIC476, a single genomic window includes:
- the gcvP gene encoding aminomethyl-transferring glycine dehydrogenase, which yields METLVRTAAHPDVFADRHLGPTEAERAAMLETLGFDSLDALADAAVPADIRFDRPLDLPDARSERELLDELSALASLNETARSYIGMGYHGTLLPPVIQRNVLENPGWYTQYTPYQAEIAQGRLEALLNFQTVVSDLTGLPVANASLLDEGTAAAEAMSMFWGAHRGKRSTFVVDARCHPQTIAVVQMRAEPIGIEVVVADVAGYTPTDDLIGALVQYPTTDGEVIDYGAVAAAVHGVKGYLAVATDLLALTLIEAPGGWGADVALGSSQRFGVPMGFGGPHAAFFATTDTFARKIPGRIIGVSQDRHGDTALRMALQTREQHIRREKATSNICTAQVLLANIAGFYAVYHGPDGLQKIAEYVHGQTRRLAQALTAAGHEVVHSAFFDTLRVRPADDLDAVAVARDEYGINLRRYDDGTVGIALDETVTDADLADLVDAFAGTVMPEADDEAYAGPLARTTGFLDHPTFARYRTEHEMLRYLKKLENRDLSLVHSMIPLGSCTMKLNATAEMMPVTFPGFANVHPFAPEADSEGYEEIVDTLEEWLAEITGFDAVSLQPNSGAMGEYTGLLTIRAYHLSRGDDQRTVCLIPTSAHGTNPASAVMAGMDVVAVKVTEAGEVDMDDLKAKAEQHADRLAALMITYPSTHGVFERTIQEIADIVHANGGMVYMDGANLNAMVGLCRPGDFGMDVCHLNLHKTFAIPHGGGGPGMGPIGVVEALAPFLPGHPVVPTGGDSAIGPVAAAPYGSALVLLISWAYIAMMGAEGLKKASQTAILNANYMAKRLEGHYDVLYRGPNGYVAHEFILDVRPFTKSGVSAEDIAKRLIDYGFHAPTMSWPVTGTLMVEPTESESKAELDRFCDAMIAIRTEIQEIELGTADADDNVLKMAPHTVAEVTADEWAHPYTRQQAAFPVEGLRDAKLWPTVARVDNAYGDRNLVCSCPPMEAYA from the coding sequence ATGGAGACGCTCGTCCGCACCGCTGCCCACCCCGACGTGTTCGCCGACCGCCACCTCGGGCCCACCGAGGCCGAGCGGGCTGCCATGCTGGAGACGCTCGGCTTCGACTCGCTCGATGCCCTCGCCGACGCCGCCGTCCCGGCCGACATCCGCTTCGACCGCCCGCTCGACCTGCCCGACGCCCGCTCGGAGCGCGAACTGCTCGACGAGCTGTCGGCCCTGGCGAGCCTCAACGAGACCGCCCGCAGCTACATCGGCATGGGCTACCACGGGACGCTGCTCCCGCCGGTCATCCAGCGCAACGTGCTCGAGAATCCGGGCTGGTACACGCAGTACACGCCCTACCAGGCCGAGATCGCGCAGGGACGCCTGGAGGCGCTGCTCAACTTCCAGACGGTCGTGTCCGACCTGACCGGCCTGCCGGTCGCCAACGCGAGCCTCCTCGACGAGGGCACCGCCGCGGCCGAGGCCATGTCGATGTTCTGGGGTGCCCACCGCGGCAAACGCTCCACGTTCGTGGTCGACGCGCGGTGCCACCCGCAGACGATCGCGGTCGTCCAGATGCGGGCCGAGCCGATCGGCATCGAGGTCGTCGTGGCCGACGTGGCGGGCTACACGCCGACCGACGACCTGATCGGCGCGCTCGTCCAGTACCCGACGACCGACGGCGAGGTCATCGACTACGGCGCCGTGGCCGCGGCCGTGCACGGCGTCAAGGGCTACCTCGCGGTCGCCACCGACCTGCTGGCGCTCACGCTCATCGAGGCGCCCGGCGGCTGGGGCGCAGACGTGGCGCTCGGCTCCAGCCAGCGCTTCGGCGTGCCGATGGGCTTCGGCGGCCCGCACGCGGCCTTCTTCGCGACCACGGACACGTTCGCCCGCAAGATCCCCGGCCGCATCATCGGCGTCAGCCAGGACCGGCACGGCGACACGGCGCTCCGGATGGCGTTGCAGACGCGCGAGCAGCACATCCGCCGCGAGAAGGCGACCTCCAACATCTGCACGGCGCAGGTCCTGCTCGCCAACATCGCGGGCTTCTACGCCGTCTATCACGGGCCGGACGGGCTCCAAAAAATCGCCGAGTATGTCCACGGCCAGACGCGGCGGCTCGCCCAGGCGCTCACGGCGGCGGGCCACGAGGTGGTCCACAGCGCATTCTTCGACACCCTGCGTGTGCGTCCGGCCGACGACCTGGACGCGGTCGCGGTGGCGCGCGACGAGTACGGCATCAACCTGCGCCGCTACGACGACGGCACGGTCGGCATCGCGCTCGACGAGACCGTCACCGACGCCGACCTCGCCGACCTCGTGGACGCCTTCGCCGGGACGGTCATGCCCGAGGCGGACGACGAGGCCTACGCGGGTCCGCTCGCGCGGACGACCGGCTTCCTGGATCACCCGACGTTCGCGCGGTACCGGACCGAGCACGAGATGCTCCGCTACCTCAAGAAGCTGGAGAACCGCGACCTGTCGCTCGTCCACAGCATGATCCCGCTGGGGTCGTGCACGATGAAGCTCAACGCGACCGCCGAGATGATGCCGGTCACGTTCCCCGGCTTCGCCAACGTCCACCCGTTCGCGCCCGAGGCCGACTCCGAGGGCTACGAGGAGATCGTCGACACGCTGGAGGAGTGGCTGGCCGAGATCACGGGCTTCGACGCCGTCTCGCTCCAGCCCAACTCGGGCGCGATGGGCGAGTACACGGGCCTGCTCACGATCCGCGCCTACCACCTCTCGCGCGGCGACGACCAGCGCACGGTCTGCCTGATCCCGACCTCCGCGCACGGCACCAACCCCGCCTCGGCAGTGATGGCGGGCATGGACGTGGTCGCGGTCAAGGTCACCGAGGCGGGCGAGGTGGACATGGACGACCTCAAGGCCAAGGCCGAGCAGCACGCCGACCGGCTCGCGGCGCTCATGATCACCTACCCGTCCACGCACGGCGTCTTCGAGCGGACGATCCAGGAGATCGCGGACATCGTCCACGCCAACGGCGGGATGGTCTACATGGACGGCGCCAACCTGAACGCGATGGTCGGCCTGTGCCGCCCGGGCGACTTCGGGATGGACGTGTGCCACCTCAACCTACACAAGACGTTCGCCATCCCGCACGGCGGCGGCGGCCCGGGCATGGGCCCGATCGGCGTCGTCGAGGCGCTCGCGCCCTTCCTGCCCGGCCACCCGGTCGTGCCGACGGGCGGCGACTCGGCGATCGGGCCGGTCGCAGCGGCGCCCTACGGCAGCGCGCTCGTGCTGCTCATCTCGTGGGCCTACATCGCCATGATGGGGGCCGAGGGGCTGAAGAAGGCGTCTCAGACGGCCATCCTGAACGCCAACTACATGGCCAAGCGCCTGGAGGGCCACTACGACGTGCTCTACCGCGGGCCGAATGGCTACGTCGCCCACGAGTTCATCCTCGACGTGCGCCCGTTCACGAAGTCGGGCGTCTCGGCCGAGGACATCGCCAAGCGGCTCATCGACTACGGCTTCCACGCGCCGACGATGTCGTGGCCGGTGACGGGCACGCTGATGGTGGAGCCGACCGAGTCGGAGTCGAAGGCGGAGCTGGACCGCTTCTGCGACGCCATGATCGCGATCCGCACCGAGATCCAGGAGATCGAACTGGGCACCGCCGACGCCGACGACAACGTGCTCAAGATGGCGCCCCACACGGTCGCCGAGGTGACCGCCGATGAGTGGGCGCACCCCTACACCCGCCAGCAGGCGGCCTTCCCCGTGGAGGGCCTCCGCGACGCCAAGCTCTGGCCGACCGTCGCCCGCGTGGACAACGCCTACGGCGACCGCAACCTGGTCTGCTCGTGCCCGCCCATGGAGGCCTATGCCTAG
- a CDS encoding LLM class flavin-dependent oxidoreductase — protein MSLSLSVLDLVPITSGGTASEALRRTVDLAQLADRLGYARVWYAEHHGMPSIASSAPEIIIGHVASQTERIRVGSGGVMLPNHAPLLVAERFHTLAALFPDRIDLGLGRAPGTDPTHIRALRSFDAEQFPHQLAELVTLSRGGFPADHPFAGVRVTPVGVDLPPIWLLGSSGASAQFAGSNGLGYAFASHFSPTPAEPAFRAYRDAFEPSAAFPVPHAILAATVVCAETDAEARRLASTMELAWARIRTGRFEPLPSPEEALAHDYSPAEAQAVALYRQMAVVGDPETVRAELTRRAEAAGADEVMLTTNVFDPDARLRSFELVAEAFGIEAEVAA, from the coding sequence ATGTCCCTCTCGCTCTCCGTCCTCGACCTCGTCCCCATCACGTCCGGCGGGACGGCCTCCGAGGCCCTCCGTCGCACCGTCGACCTCGCACAGTTGGCCGACCGCCTCGGCTACGCGCGCGTCTGGTACGCCGAGCACCACGGGATGCCCAGCATCGCGAGTTCGGCGCCCGAGATCATCATCGGGCACGTCGCCTCGCAGACCGAGCGCATCCGCGTCGGGTCGGGCGGGGTGATGCTGCCGAACCACGCGCCCCTGCTCGTCGCCGAGCGGTTCCACACGCTGGCGGCGCTCTTCCCGGACCGCATCGACCTGGGGCTGGGCCGCGCGCCGGGCACCGACCCGACCCACATCCGCGCGCTCCGCTCGTTCGACGCTGAGCAGTTCCCGCACCAGCTCGCCGAGCTGGTCACGCTGTCGCGCGGCGGCTTCCCAGCAGACCACCCGTTCGCGGGGGTCCGCGTGACGCCGGTGGGCGTGGACTTGCCGCCGATCTGGCTGCTGGGGTCGAGCGGAGCGAGCGCCCAGTTCGCCGGGTCCAACGGTCTGGGCTACGCCTTCGCGAGCCACTTCTCGCCGACGCCCGCCGAGCCGGCCTTCCGGGCCTACCGCGATGCGTTCGAGCCGTCGGCGGCGTTCCCCGTGCCACACGCCATCCTGGCCGCGACCGTCGTCTGCGCCGAGACCGATGCCGAGGCGCGCCGCTTGGCGAGCACGATGGAGCTGGCCTGGGCGCGCATCCGCACGGGCCGCTTCGAGCCGCTGCCGTCGCCCGAGGAGGCGCTCGCCCACGACTACTCGCCCGCCGAGGCGCAGGCGGTCGCGCTGTACCGCCAGATGGCCGTCGTCGGCGACCCGGAGACGGTGCGCGCCGAACTCACCCGTCGCGCCGAGGCCGCCGGCGCCGACGAGGTCATGCTGACCACGAACGTGTTCGACCCAGACGCGCGGCTGCGCTCGTTCGAACTGGTCGCCGAGGCGTTCGGCATCGAGGCCGAGGTCGCCGCGTAG
- a CDS encoding alpha-amylase domain-containing protein produces MRGRLVLFALLLAALAAPADAQDRVLMQGFYWDAQPGGVWYDSLTTQASRLGWAGFDAIWLPPPTKGAASGSDVGYTPYDYYDLGGYDSCGGDYTEGTGSCLPTRYGTEAGLREAIATLQGHGLEVYADVVLNHRSGGTLEDNVYGNYYTGGGSLYSEDGRTYTAFPLTNGSGRVAWTDGDEFFFPNGANNPDNTFDFYSDSQLAGFHQLYVNSFAYDNALHDGSGANLALGDSLIAWGEWLTTELGLDGYRFDFVKGLHPDYLRRFVDAPAMQGKFHVHELYDGDLGRLQTYLGQLAGSVRAPAVFDFNQRFAYRDVLDNGAPIFTWHDTGLHNQFGVPFDQIVTFVDNHDFDRTNYEGQVTIDGHAPVVNNKMLAYAHMLTHPGMASVWWRDYYHYNLAGPIDELVAIRKAFASGAYYALTRGSTGGPFWPTSNPPNPWESLYVGQRNGDGPGRGLIVAINKHPDQWAEVFVTQQNGAWTGQVLKDLTGNAGGGTTEVFGDNRVRLWAPPQSYTVWVPTSYTLPDAGPVPASDAPSYFGIDASSLDAPAASVVTVGTPISVGVTAYVHGKTNAVGAAPGVVAEIGWGTPGTDPATWTDWQAASYTGEAGPSDRFEASLTLPVGVVDLAARVSYDGQPARTVGLGGFWNDARNPSAEAVVFDPGAGSFDGGGRVESPPGSYPAAPARPSRSRVALDLRYEAGQATGEVTLRTRGAPYSFTSTALDWIVIDGRDASVRGTATTIGADPVTFLITARDGETVGNEGDRLRIQVWHADGSVLYDNLPSASYGEMSALAGGNLTARPPAPAERAGGPATRLSTAATALPEALTLAAPFPNPSRSSATLRFGVPADGPVEVVVVSVLGQEVARLADGAYPAGWHTATVDTDDLAPGAYLVVIRAGAVRQTQRLVVVR; encoded by the coding sequence ATGCGCGGACGCCTCGTTCTCTTCGCCCTCCTGCTGGCCGCGCTGGCGGCTCCCGCCGACGCCCAGGACCGGGTCCTCATGCAGGGCTTCTACTGGGACGCCCAGCCCGGCGGCGTCTGGTACGACTCGCTGACCACGCAGGCCTCCCGCCTGGGGTGGGCCGGGTTCGACGCCATCTGGCTGCCGCCGCCCACCAAGGGCGCCGCGAGTGGCTCCGACGTCGGCTACACGCCCTACGACTACTACGACCTCGGGGGCTACGACAGCTGCGGCGGCGACTACACGGAGGGCACCGGGAGTTGCCTCCCCACCCGCTACGGCACCGAGGCGGGACTCCGCGAGGCCATCGCCACGCTCCAGGGGCACGGCCTGGAGGTCTACGCCGACGTGGTCCTCAACCACCGCTCGGGCGGCACCCTCGAAGACAACGTCTACGGCAACTACTACACCGGCGGCGGATCTCTCTACAGTGAGGACGGACGGACGTACACCGCCTTCCCGCTCACGAACGGCTCCGGCCGCGTGGCCTGGACCGACGGCGACGAGTTCTTCTTCCCCAACGGGGCCAACAACCCCGACAACACGTTCGACTTCTACTCCGACAGCCAGCTGGCTGGCTTCCACCAGCTCTACGTCAACTCGTTCGCCTACGACAACGCGCTCCACGACGGGAGCGGCGCCAACCTCGCCCTCGGCGATAGCCTCATCGCCTGGGGCGAGTGGCTGACCACCGAGCTCGGCCTCGACGGCTACCGGTTCGACTTCGTCAAGGGTCTCCACCCGGACTACCTCCGGCGGTTCGTCGACGCGCCCGCCATGCAGGGCAAGTTCCACGTCCACGAGCTCTACGACGGCGACCTCGGCCGCCTCCAGACCTACCTCGGGCAGCTCGCGGGCTCGGTCCGCGCCCCGGCCGTGTTCGACTTCAACCAGCGCTTCGCCTACCGCGACGTGCTCGACAACGGAGCCCCCATCTTCACCTGGCACGACACCGGGCTCCACAACCAGTTCGGCGTCCCGTTCGACCAGATCGTCACATTCGTCGACAACCACGACTTCGACCGGACCAACTACGAAGGGCAGGTCACGATCGACGGGCACGCCCCGGTCGTGAACAACAAGATGCTGGCCTACGCCCACATGCTCACGCACCCGGGCATGGCGTCGGTCTGGTGGCGCGACTACTACCACTACAACCTCGCCGGCCCGATCGACGAACTCGTCGCCATCCGGAAGGCCTTCGCCTCGGGCGCCTACTACGCGCTCACGCGGGGCTCGACGGGCGGCCCGTTCTGGCCGACGTCCAACCCGCCCAACCCGTGGGAGTCGCTCTACGTCGGGCAACGGAACGGCGACGGGCCGGGCCGCGGGCTCATCGTCGCCATCAACAAGCACCCCGACCAGTGGGCGGAGGTCTTCGTCACGCAGCAGAACGGCGCCTGGACGGGCCAGGTGCTGAAGGACCTGACCGGCAACGCGGGCGGCGGTACCACGGAGGTCTTCGGCGACAACCGGGTCCGCCTCTGGGCCCCGCCGCAGTCGTACACCGTCTGGGTGCCGACCAGCTACACGCTGCCGGACGCAGGCCCCGTACCCGCCTCCGACGCGCCGTCCTACTTCGGCATCGACGCCTCGTCGCTCGACGCCCCGGCCGCCAGCGTGGTCACGGTGGGCACGCCGATCTCGGTCGGCGTCACGGCCTACGTGCACGGCAAGACCAACGCGGTGGGCGCGGCGCCCGGCGTCGTGGCCGAGATCGGCTGGGGGACGCCCGGCACCGACCCGGCGACGTGGACCGACTGGCAGGCCGCCAGCTACACCGGCGAGGCCGGACCGTCGGATCGCTTCGAGGCGTCCCTCACGCTCCCCGTCGGGGTGGTGGACCTCGCCGCACGTGTCAGCTACGACGGACAGCCGGCGCGCACCGTCGGCCTGGGCGGGTTCTGGAACGACGCCCGCAACCCGTCGGCGGAGGCCGTCGTGTTCGACCCCGGCGCCGGTTCCTTTGACGGGGGCGGCCGCGTGGAGTCGCCCCCGGGCAGCTATCCCGCGGCCCCCGCGCGGCCGTCTCGCTCGCGCGTGGCGCTCGACCTTCGCTACGAGGCCGGGCAGGCGACCGGCGAGGTGACCCTCCGCACGCGAGGGGCCCCGTACTCGTTCACGTCGACGGCGCTCGACTGGATCGTCATCGACGGGCGGGACGCGAGCGTCCGCGGCACCGCCACCACCATCGGCGCCGACCCGGTGACGTTCCTGATCACGGCACGGGACGGCGAGACGGTCGGCAACGAGGGCGACCGGCTCCGCATCCAGGTCTGGCACGCCGACGGCAGCGTCCTCTACGACAACCTCCCCAGCGCGTCCTATGGCGAGATGTCGGCGCTCGCGGGCGGCAACCTGACCGCCCGCCCGCCTGCCCCGGCGGAACGCGCGGGCGGCCCCGCGACGCGCCTGTCGACCGCGGCGACCGCCCTCCCCGAGGCCCTGACGCTCGCGGCGCCGTTCCCCAATCCGAGCCGTTCCTCGGCGACGCTCCGCTTCGGCGTCCCCGCCGACGGCCCCGTCGAGGTGGTCGTGGTGTCGGTGCTGGGTCAGGAGGTGGCGCGGCTGGCCGACGGCGCATACCCGGCCGGCTGGCACACGGCGACCGTCGACACGGACGACCTGGCGCCGGGCGCCTACCTCGTCGTGATCCGCGCCGGTGCCGTCCGCCAGACGCAGCGGCTGGTGGTCGTGCGATAA